Proteins encoded within one genomic window of Anastrepha ludens isolate Willacy chromosome 4, idAnaLude1.1, whole genome shotgun sequence:
- the LOC128862055 gene encoding uncharacterized protein LOC128862055 gives MSTTELWFDDSSDDERLVELARSRKQLRDASNHLEMASTEFLKNFRLSKEPFVNLLSSTENQLQQCTRAKLIPNILKLATVLRVCAQGSYQLSIGNEGMLGLAQPNVYDDAEDIEVESNNGELENIRNEILRIL, from the exons atgagtacaacggagttgtggttcgacgattcatcggacgatgaaagattagtggaactagctagaagtaggaaacagttgagggacgcatccaaccacttagaaatggcttccactga atttttaaagaactttagattatctaaagagccgtttgtgaacctactgtccagtacagaaaatcagttgcagcagtgcacccgagccaaattgattccaaatattttaaagctagccacagttctgcgagtttgtgctcagggatcgtaccaattgagtattggtaatgaaggtatgctaggacttgctcaacccaatgtgtacgatgatgctgaagatattgaagtggagtcaaataacggagaattagaaaacataagaaatgaaattttgagaatattatag